One Skermanella sp. TT6 genomic window, AGGTGCTGGGCTTCTTCTTGAGGCCGGGGGTCTCGCGGACCTCGTAGAACAGGGTCAGCGCTTCCCGCAGCAGGTCGCCCTTCAGTCCGGGATAATGGACCTCGACGATGCGCGCCATCGTCTCCGGCTCGGGGAAGCGGATATAGTGGAAGAAGCACCGGCGCAGGAAAGCGTCCGGCAGTTCCTTCTCGTTGTTCGAGGTGATGATCACGACCGGACGCCGGCGCGCCTTCACCACCTGCCGCGTCTCGTAGACGAAGAACTCCATCCGGTCCAGTTCGAGCAGCAGGTCGTTGGGAAATTCGATGTCCGCCTTGTCGATCTCGTCGATCAGCAGCACCGGCGCCTCGGGAGCGTCGAACGCCTCCCACAGCTTGCCCTTGACGATGTAGTTCGCGATATCGCGGACCCGTTCGTCGCCCAGTTGGCTGTCGCGCAGGCGGCTGACCGCGTCGTACTCGTACAGGCCCTGCTGCGCCTTGGTCGTGGACTTGATGTGCCACTGGATCAGCGGGCGGCCCAGCGACCGCGCGATCTCCTCGGCCAGGATCGTCTTGCCGGTGCCGGGCTCGCCCTTGACCAGCAACGGGCGCTGGAGCGCCACCGCGGCGTTGACCGCCACCCGGAGATCCTCGGTGGCGACGTAGTTGTCGGTGCCGGTGAACTTCTTCGATTCAGGAAGGGTCATCTCAGGCGGCTCCCGCCATGGCCTGCTCTATCGCCGCGACCGCGTCGCCGGCGCTGGCACCGTCGGGTCCGCCGGCCTGGGCCATGTCGGGGCGGCCGCCGCCGCCCTTGCCGCCGACGGCCGCCGCCCCCGCCTTGACCAGCTCGACCGCGCTGAAGCGGCCGGTCAGGTCCTCGGTCACCGCGACCACCAGCGACGCCTTGCCGTCATTGACCGCGACCAGCGCGATCACGCCGGAGCCGACCTGCTTCTTCATCTCGTCGGCCATGGGTTTCAGGTCCTTGGCCGGCATGCCGTCGAGCACGCGCGCGGCGAACTTGATGCCGGCGACCTCCTTCTCGCCGCCGCCGGCCGGACCGGCCCCGCCGCCCATGGCGACCTGTCGGCGAAGGTCGGCAAGCTCCCGCTCC contains:
- a CDS encoding AAA family ATPase, whose amino-acid sequence is MTLPESKKFTGTDNYVATEDLRVAVNAAVALQRPLLVKGEPGTGKTILAEEIARSLGRPLIQWHIKSTTKAQQGLYEYDAVSRLRDSQLGDERVRDIANYIVKGKLWEAFDAPEAPVLLIDEIDKADIEFPNDLLLELDRMEFFVYETRQVVKARRRPVVIITSNNEKELPDAFLRRCFFHYIRFPEPETMARIVEVHYPGLKGDLLREALTLFYEVRETPGLKKKPSTSELLDWIKLLMVEDVSPETLRTRDAKKLIPPLHGALLKNEQDVHLFERLAFLSRRERGGG